A single Streptomyces sp. Edi2 DNA region contains:
- the map gene encoding type I methionyl aminopeptidase, translating into MSGQSLLVPGKISPTRPVPASIPRPEYVGKDAPTPYTGPEVQDAETIERMRIAGRIAAQAMEEAAKLIAPGVTTDELDRVAHEFMCDHGAYPSTLGYRGFPKSLCSSLNEVICHGIPDSTVLQDGDIVNLDVTAYINGVHGDNNATYLCGDVDEESKLLVERTREALNRAIKAVKPGRQINIIGRVIESYAKRFGYGVVRDFTGHGINSSFHSGLIVPHYDSPHHTTDIKPGMTFTIEPMLTLGTHDYDMWDDGWTVVTKDRKRTAQFEHTLVVTDTGAEILTLP; encoded by the coding sequence ATGTCTGGCCAGTCGCTTCTTGTCCCGGGGAAGATCTCCCCCACCCGCCCCGTCCCCGCCTCGATCCCGCGCCCCGAATACGTCGGGAAGGACGCACCCACCCCGTACACCGGGCCCGAGGTGCAGGACGCCGAAACGATCGAACGGATGCGGATCGCCGGCCGGATCGCCGCGCAGGCGATGGAGGAGGCCGCCAAGCTGATCGCACCCGGTGTGACGACCGATGAACTGGACCGGGTCGCCCATGAGTTCATGTGCGACCACGGCGCCTACCCGTCCACCCTCGGCTACCGCGGCTTCCCCAAGTCCCTGTGCTCCTCGCTCAACGAGGTCATCTGCCACGGCATTCCGGACTCGACCGTCCTCCAGGACGGCGACATCGTGAACCTCGACGTCACCGCGTACATCAACGGCGTGCACGGCGACAACAACGCCACCTACCTGTGCGGCGACGTGGACGAGGAGTCCAAGCTGCTGGTCGAGCGGACCAGGGAAGCGCTCAACCGCGCGATCAAGGCCGTCAAGCCGGGCCGTCAGATCAACATCATCGGCCGGGTCATCGAGTCGTACGCCAAGCGCTTCGGCTACGGAGTGGTCCGTGACTTCACCGGCCACGGCATCAACTCCTCGTTCCACTCCGGCCTGATCGTTCCGCACTACGACAGCCCGCACCACACCACCGACATCAAGCCCGGCATGACGTTCACGATCGAGCCGATGCTGACGCTGGGGACCCACGACTACGACATGTGGGACGACGGCTGGACGGTGGTGACGAAGGACCGCAAGCGGACCGCGCAGTTCGAGCACACGCTGGTGGTCACGGACACCGGGGCCGAAATCCTCACGCTGCCCTGA
- a CDS encoding biliverdin-producing heme oxygenase, with protein sequence MEASRPTSSAPSAPSAQPAPVTPFSAVIRTASHEQHTEAENSSFMSDLLGGRLGVAAYRRYTEQLWFVYRALEDASGPLADDPVAGPFVRPELARTAALERDLAHLGGPSWRTGLEPLAATAAYAGRIAACARDWPGGFVAHHYTRYLGDLSGGQIIRGTAEKTWGFARKGDGVRFYVFENIANPAAFKREYRALLDALPVDDLEKQRVVDECKRAFGLNSAVFRELGEQFPLSA encoded by the coding sequence TTGGAAGCGTCCCGCCCGACCTCGTCCGCTCCCTCCGCCCCCTCCGCTCAGCCCGCTCCCGTCACCCCGTTCTCGGCGGTCATCCGCACCGCGTCCCACGAGCAGCACACCGAGGCCGAGAACTCCTCCTTCATGAGCGACCTGCTCGGCGGCAGGCTCGGCGTCGCCGCCTACCGGCGCTACACCGAGCAGCTGTGGTTCGTCTACCGCGCACTGGAGGACGCCTCCGGGCCGCTCGCCGACGACCCGGTCGCGGGCCCCTTCGTCCGCCCCGAGCTGGCCCGCACCGCCGCACTGGAGCGCGACCTCGCCCACCTCGGCGGTCCGTCCTGGCGCACCGGCCTGGAGCCGCTGGCCGCCACCGCCGCCTATGCCGGCCGGATAGCCGCCTGCGCCCGCGACTGGCCGGGCGGCTTCGTCGCCCACCACTACACCCGCTACCTCGGCGACCTCTCGGGCGGCCAGATCATCCGCGGCACGGCCGAAAAGACCTGGGGCTTCGCCCGCAAGGGCGACGGGGTGCGGTTCTACGTCTTCGAGAACATCGCCAACCCGGCCGCCTTCAAGCGCGAGTACCGGGCGCTGCTGGACGCCCTGCCGGTGGACGACCTGGAGAAGCAGCGGGTGGTCGACGAATGCAAGCGCGCATTCGGGCTGAACAGCGCGGTCTTCCGGGAGCTGGGCGAGCAGTTCCCGTTGAGCGCGTAG
- a CDS encoding PhzF family phenazine biosynthesis protein encodes MTELDVLRVFCGSDGAGGNLLGVVRDGVAVPGAAERAALAAELGFSETVFLDDANRGTVDIHTPSVRLPFAGHPLVGMAWLLRSLGCPPRTLRPAAGEVAVRFEGDVVWVYGRAEWVTARTTRRYASAAEVDALPAPPPGEGWLYAWAWQDEAAGVVRARGFPRRGDGIVEDEATGAAALLLTHELGRPLDIRQGTGSRILTRPHPDGTIAIGGQVCPAAP; translated from the coding sequence ATGACCGAACTCGATGTGCTCCGGGTGTTCTGCGGGTCCGACGGCGCCGGCGGCAATCTGCTGGGTGTCGTCCGCGACGGGGTGGCCGTCCCCGGCGCCGCCGAGCGGGCCGCCCTCGCGGCCGAACTCGGCTTCAGCGAAACCGTGTTCCTCGACGACGCGAACCGGGGCACCGTGGACATTCACACCCCGAGCGTCCGACTCCCGTTCGCCGGGCACCCGTTGGTCGGCATGGCTTGGCTGCTGCGGAGCCTGGGGTGCCCGCCGCGCACCTTGCGCCCGGCGGCCGGTGAGGTCGCGGTCCGCTTCGAGGGGGACGTGGTCTGGGTGTACGGACGCGCGGAGTGGGTGACCGCCCGCACCACCCGGCGGTACGCCTCGGCGGCCGAGGTCGACGCGCTGCCCGCACCGCCGCCGGGGGAGGGCTGGCTCTACGCCTGGGCCTGGCAGGACGAGGCCGCGGGCGTGGTCCGCGCGCGGGGCTTCCCGCGGCGCGGCGACGGCATTGTCGAGGACGAGGCCACCGGCGCCGCCGCCCTGCTGCTGACGCACGAGCTGGGGCGCCCGCTCGACATCCGGCAGGGCACCGGCTCCCGGATCCTCACCCGCCCGCATCCGGACGGCACCATCGCCATCGGCGGGCAGGTGTGCCCCGCCGCGCCGTAG
- the efeO gene encoding iron uptake system protein EfeO, which yields MRAHRSSVVVALAAATAVTAVAGCAAKNDGKGGGKGAVEVTATDSSCELSTKEFPAGHVRFAVQNKGSKVTEVYVYAPGDRIVTERENIGPGTSAEITAEIKAGAYEVACKPGMKGHGIRQKVTAGGKGTNAKRDPKLDAAVAAYRTYVQEQADQTLPAAQKFADAVKSGDVEAAKKAYAHSRVGWERTEPVAESFGDIDPKVDVRADGVEKGQKWTGWHKLEKSLWEEKKISGDDKKLAGQLITDLKDWQKRVAKAEITPTSMANGAKELLDEVATGKVTGEEERYSHTDLVDFQGNVEGAEKAYELLKPVVGKNDPALAKELDKQFKTIRTLLDDHRDSKSADGFASYDTVGKDDRKKLSDGVNALAEPLSKLAAAVATTK from the coding sequence ATGCGAGCCCATCGCTCCTCCGTCGTCGTCGCCCTCGCCGCGGCCACGGCCGTCACCGCCGTCGCCGGCTGCGCCGCGAAGAACGACGGTAAGGGGGGCGGCAAAGGCGCCGTCGAGGTGACCGCGACCGACTCCAGCTGCGAGCTCTCCACCAAGGAGTTCCCTGCCGGACATGTCCGGTTCGCGGTGCAGAACAAGGGCTCCAAGGTCACCGAGGTGTACGTCTACGCGCCCGGCGACCGGATCGTGACCGAGCGGGAGAACATCGGCCCCGGCACCAGCGCGGAGATCACCGCGGAGATCAAGGCCGGTGCGTACGAGGTCGCCTGCAAGCCCGGCATGAAGGGCCACGGCATCCGCCAGAAGGTGACCGCCGGCGGCAAGGGCACGAACGCCAAGCGCGACCCCAAGCTGGATGCCGCGGTCGCCGCGTACCGCACCTACGTCCAGGAGCAGGCCGACCAGACGCTCCCGGCGGCGCAGAAGTTCGCCGACGCGGTCAAGAGCGGCGATGTCGAGGCCGCCAAGAAGGCCTACGCCCACTCGCGGGTGGGCTGGGAGCGCACCGAGCCGGTCGCCGAGTCGTTCGGTGACATCGACCCCAAGGTCGATGTGCGCGCCGACGGTGTGGAGAAGGGCCAGAAGTGGACCGGTTGGCACAAGCTGGAGAAGTCCCTGTGGGAGGAGAAGAAGATCTCCGGGGACGACAAGAAGCTCGCCGGTCAGCTCATCACCGATCTCAAGGACTGGCAGAAGCGGGTCGCCAAGGCCGAGATCACCCCGACCAGCATGGCCAACGGCGCCAAGGAGCTGCTGGACGAGGTGGCCACCGGCAAGGTCACCGGTGAGGAAGAGCGCTACAGCCACACCGACCTGGTCGACTTCCAGGGCAATGTCGAGGGTGCCGAGAAGGCGTACGAGCTGCTGAAGCCGGTCGTCGGCAAGAACGACCCGGCGCTCGCCAAGGAGCTGGACAAGCAGTTCAAGACGATCCGCACGCTGCTCGACGACCACCGCGACAGCAAGTCCGCCGACGGCTTCGCCTCCTACGACACCGTCGGCAAGGACGACCGCAAGAAGCTCTCCGACGGCGTCAACGCGCTGGCGGAGCCGCTGTCGAAGCTGGCCGCCGCAGTGGCCACCACCAAGTAG
- the efeB gene encoding iron uptake transporter deferrochelatase/peroxidase subunit yields MTQDEGTTGDGTTAESRATTEGGTAAGDGAATRTDAPGTATQTAGGRAPSRRSLLGWGGAGLALGAVAAGGTAAALRTGGDAQPAGADATSRSAIPFRGRHQAGIASAVQDRLHFASFDVTTDDRDELIALLKEWTKAAARMTAGDPVGDGAVGALAEAPPDDTGEALGLPPSRLTLTFGIGPTLFEKDGKDRFGIKARRPDALIDLPQFPGDNLDKARSDGDLCVQACADDPQVAVHAIRNLARIGFGKVAIRWSQLGFGKTSSTTPDAQTPRNMFGFKDGTHNLAGTDTAALDKHVWVADGEAKGKESWMAGGSYLVARRIRMHIETWDRTSRKEQEDIFGRDKGEGAPVGRKHERDTPHLKSMLPTAHVRLAHPDSNGGIRILRRGYSFTDGTDGLGRLDAGLFFLAYQRDVRHGFVPLQQRLAANDALNEYIQHVGSAVFAVPPGVRNADDWWGRELFA; encoded by the coding sequence ATGACGCAGGACGAGGGCACGACCGGCGACGGCACGACCGCCGAGAGCCGCGCCACCACTGAGGGCGGCACGGCCGCTGGCGACGGCGCGGCCACGCGGACCGACGCCCCCGGCACGGCCACGCAGACCGCCGGCGGGCGCGCCCCGTCCCGGCGTTCGCTGCTCGGCTGGGGAGGCGCGGGCCTGGCGCTGGGCGCGGTCGCGGCCGGCGGCACGGCGGCGGCGCTGCGCACCGGCGGCGACGCCCAGCCGGCCGGCGCGGACGCGACCTCGCGCTCCGCGATTCCTTTCCGCGGCAGGCATCAGGCGGGCATCGCGAGCGCCGTCCAGGACCGGCTGCACTTCGCCTCGTTCGACGTCACCACCGACGACCGCGACGAGCTGATCGCGCTGCTCAAGGAGTGGACGAAGGCGGCGGCGCGGATGACGGCCGGGGACCCGGTCGGCGACGGCGCGGTCGGCGCGCTCGCGGAGGCCCCGCCGGACGACACCGGTGAAGCGCTCGGGCTGCCGCCGTCCCGGCTCACCCTCACCTTCGGCATCGGCCCGACGCTGTTCGAGAAGGACGGCAAGGACCGGTTCGGCATCAAGGCCCGGCGCCCCGATGCCCTGATCGATCTGCCGCAGTTCCCCGGCGACAACCTCGACAAGGCGCGCAGCGACGGCGATCTGTGCGTCCAGGCGTGCGCGGACGACCCGCAGGTGGCGGTGCACGCGATCCGCAACCTGGCCCGGATCGGCTTCGGCAAGGTCGCGATCCGCTGGTCGCAGCTGGGCTTCGGCAAGACCTCCTCGACGACGCCGGACGCGCAGACGCCGCGCAATATGTTCGGCTTCAAGGACGGCACCCACAACCTGGCGGGCACCGACACCGCCGCGCTCGACAAGCACGTCTGGGTCGCGGACGGCGAGGCGAAGGGCAAGGAGAGCTGGATGGCCGGCGGCTCCTACCTCGTCGCGCGCCGGATCCGGATGCACATCGAGACCTGGGACCGCACCTCGCGCAAGGAGCAGGAGGACATCTTCGGCCGGGACAAGGGCGAGGGTGCGCCGGTGGGCAGGAAGCACGAGCGCGACACCCCGCATCTGAAGTCGATGCTGCCCACCGCCCATGTCCGCCTCGCGCACCCGGACTCCAACGGCGGGATTCGCATCCTGCGCCGCGGCTACTCCTTCACGGACGGCACGGACGGCCTGGGGCGGCTGGACGCGGGGCTGTTCTTCCTCGCCTACCAGCGGGACGTACGCCACGGTTTTGTGCCCCTCCAGCAGCGGCTGGCGGCCAACGACGCGCTCAACGAATACATCCAGCACGTCGGTTCAGCGGTCTTCGCGGTGCCGCCGGGCGTCCGGAACGCGGACGACTGGTGGGGCCGGGAGCTGTTCGCCTGA